One Proteinivorax tanatarense DNA segment encodes these proteins:
- the rpoB gene encoding DNA-directed RNA polymerase subunit beta codes for MVKPVQSGKRVRHTFSQIDEPIDFPNLIEVQKGSYNWFLEEGLNEMFKDISPIEDFTGNLSLEFTGYQLGEPKQSVEECKERDSTYSAPLRVQVRLISQETGEVKEQSVFMGDFPLMTENGTFIINGSERVIVSQLVRSPGVYFNTQKDTSGRDLFTGVIIPNRGAWLEFETDANEIIYVRVDRTRKLPVTVLLRALGFGTNEEILGIFGENKRIKNTLDKDHTDSFETGLLEVYKRLRPGEPANVENAKQLLESLFFDARRYDFAHVGRYKVDKKLNPKWRMLNRKLAEPIVSEDGEILANGGETLTEEVLDSLLTRDDIPSVVKIFNNEEEVVPIINNLNQENGILHVTKEDIIASIGYLLNLMDSVGYTDDIDHLGNRRLRCVGELLQNQFRIGLSRMERVVRERMTIQDVDAITPQALINIRPVIASIKEFFGSSQLSQFMDQHNPLAELTHKRRLSALGPGGLSRDRAGFEVRDVHHSHYGRMCPIETPEGPNIGLIGSLSTYGKVNRYGFIETPYRKVDKEKGRVTDEIVYLTADDEDQYSIAQANAPLDDDGYFSNETVTVRYRHEILTKQPTQVDYMDVSPKQVFSVATTLIPFLENDDANRALMGANMQKQAVPLLKPEAPLVGTGMEHRAAKDSGVVVSAVTDGEVVEVTADRIKIKRNAFSDTRDREVHGTSKEIFPKDSYNGIDIYTLTKFQRSNQGMSLNQRPIVSYGEKIKAGDIIADGSSAEQGELALGKNVLVAFMTWEGYNYEDAILLSEKLVKQDVYTSVHIEQYESEARDTKLGPEEITREIPNVGDDALKHLDERGIIMVGAEVRPGDILVGKVTPKGETELTAEERLLRAIFGEKAREVRDTSLRVPHGQAGRIVDVKVFTREEGDELPPGVNQLVRVYIAQKRKISEGDKMAGRHGNKGVIAKILPEEDMPFLEDGTPVDIVLNPLGVPSRMNIGQVLETHLGWAAKSLGMHMATPVFDGASEIDVFQKLKEAGLPETGKTTLLDGRTGEPMENKVTVGYVYMLKLAHLVDDKIHARSTGPYSLVTQQPLGGKAQFGGQRFGEMEVWALEAYGASHILQEILTVKSDDVVGRVKTYEAIVKGENIPEPGVPESFKVLIKELQSLGMDVKVLGNEEEVEIKEGEDEEPVELDVNIEGSEDSPKPQLPKKEDLDESSQEMEEIGKPEDADGTDEEL; via the coding sequence ATGGTAAAACCCGTACAGTCTGGAAAAAGAGTAAGACATACTTTTTCTCAAATTGACGAGCCCATTGATTTTCCCAATTTAATTGAAGTGCAAAAAGGCTCTTATAATTGGTTTTTAGAAGAAGGTTTAAATGAAATGTTTAAGGACATTTCCCCCATTGAAGATTTTACTGGGAACCTTTCTTTAGAATTTACTGGATACCAGTTGGGCGAACCTAAACAATCTGTTGAAGAATGCAAGGAAAGAGATTCTACATACTCTGCACCACTTCGAGTTCAAGTAAGGCTCATCAGTCAAGAAACTGGTGAAGTTAAGGAACAAAGTGTATTTATGGGGGACTTCCCTTTGATGACAGAGAATGGTACTTTCATAATTAATGGTTCAGAACGAGTTATCGTTAGCCAACTTGTAAGGTCTCCAGGTGTTTATTTTAACACCCAAAAAGACACCTCTGGTCGAGACTTATTTACTGGTGTAATTATTCCAAATAGAGGTGCATGGTTAGAGTTTGAAACAGATGCAAATGAAATAATTTATGTGCGCGTGGATAGAACCCGTAAGCTGCCTGTAACAGTGTTGCTTCGAGCTTTAGGGTTTGGCACCAATGAAGAAATATTAGGTATTTTTGGTGAAAATAAAAGAATAAAAAACACTTTAGACAAAGACCACACTGATTCATTTGAGACAGGTTTGTTAGAGGTATATAAAAGATTAAGGCCAGGGGAACCAGCTAACGTTGAAAATGCAAAACAACTGTTAGAGTCCCTGTTTTTTGATGCGCGACGTTATGACTTCGCCCATGTTGGTAGATATAAAGTAGATAAAAAACTAAACCCTAAATGGAGAATGCTAAATAGAAAATTAGCAGAGCCTATTGTCAGTGAAGATGGAGAAATTTTGGCAAATGGTGGCGAAACTCTGACAGAAGAGGTTTTAGATTCATTATTAACAAGGGACGATATACCTTCTGTTGTAAAGATATTTAATAACGAAGAAGAGGTTGTTCCAATAATAAATAACCTTAACCAGGAAAACGGTATTTTACATGTGACAAAAGAAGATATAATTGCTTCTATAGGTTACCTACTTAACCTTATGGACTCAGTTGGATATACAGATGATATTGATCACCTTGGAAACAGAAGATTAAGATGTGTAGGTGAACTTTTACAAAATCAGTTTAGAATTGGTTTGTCGCGTATGGAGAGAGTAGTTCGGGAAAGAATGACTATACAAGATGTAGATGCAATAACTCCGCAAGCCTTAATTAATATAAGGCCAGTGATAGCTTCCATCAAGGAGTTTTTTGGGTCAAGCCAGTTGTCACAGTTTATGGACCAGCACAATCCTCTTGCAGAGCTTACTCATAAACGCAGGCTTAGTGCTCTTGGGCCCGGGGGCTTATCTAGAGATCGAGCTGGATTTGAAGTTCGTGACGTACACCACTCTCATTACGGTAGAATGTGCCCAATAGAGACCCCTGAAGGTCCTAATATCGGTCTTATTGGTTCGTTAAGTACTTATGGGAAAGTAAACAGATATGGTTTTATAGAAACTCCATATCGAAAAGTAGATAAAGAAAAAGGTAGGGTTACCGACGAGATTGTCTATCTAACTGCAGATGATGAAGACCAATACTCGATAGCACAGGCCAATGCCCCCTTAGATGATGATGGCTACTTTTCAAATGAAACAGTAACGGTACGTTATCGTCATGAAATTTTAACCAAACAACCAACTCAAGTAGATTATATGGATGTTTCACCAAAACAGGTTTTCAGTGTAGCTACTACGCTAATTCCTTTTTTAGAAAATGATGATGCTAACCGTGCTCTTATGGGAGCTAATATGCAGAAGCAGGCGGTTCCACTTTTAAAGCCGGAAGCTCCTCTTGTTGGGACTGGTATGGAGCATAGAGCAGCTAAAGACTCCGGAGTAGTGGTTAGCGCAGTGACAGATGGTGAAGTAGTTGAAGTAACAGCAGATAGGATAAAAATTAAGCGAAATGCATTTTCTGATACTCGTGATAGAGAAGTTCATGGAACAAGTAAAGAAATTTTCCCCAAAGATAGTTATAACGGAATAGACATCTACACTCTGACTAAGTTTCAACGTTCAAACCAAGGGATGTCCCTTAACCAACGTCCAATAGTTAGTTACGGAGAAAAAATCAAAGCTGGTGATATAATTGCTGATGGTTCTTCAGCGGAACAAGGTGAACTAGCTTTAGGGAAAAATGTTTTAGTTGCATTTATGACATGGGAAGGTTATAACTATGAGGATGCAATCCTATTAAGTGAAAAGCTGGTTAAACAAGATGTTTATACCTCAGTTCATATAGAGCAATACGAGTCAGAGGCAAGAGATACTAAGCTTGGCCCAGAAGAAATAACTCGCGAAATTCCAAACGTTGGCGATGACGCTCTGAAACACCTAGACGAAAGAGGAATTATTATGGTAGGTGCAGAAGTGCGGCCAGGTGATATTTTAGTTGGCAAGGTGACTCCTAAAGGAGAAACTGAGCTAACTGCAGAAGAAAGACTTTTACGTGCTATTTTTGGAGAAAAAGCACGAGAAGTGCGGGATACCTCTTTAAGAGTGCCCCATGGGCAAGCTGGTAGAATTGTAGATGTAAAAGTCTTTACCAGAGAAGAAGGAGATGAATTACCTCCTGGTGTCAACCAATTAGTGAGAGTATATATAGCTCAAAAAAGAAAGATTTCAGAAGGGGACAAAATGGCGGGACGTCATGGTAATAAAGGTGTTATAGCAAAAATTTTACCTGAGGAAGATATGCCGTTTTTGGAAGATGGGACCCCAGTTGATATAGTACTTAACCCACTTGGTGTACCTTCTCGTATGAACATTGGGCAGGTTCTTGAAACACACCTAGGTTGGGCAGCAAAATCTTTAGGAATGCACATGGCAACTCCGGTTTTTGATGGAGCATCAGAAATAGATGTCTTCCAGAAATTAAAAGAAGCGGGGTTACCAGAAACAGGGAAAACGACCCTTTTAGATGGCAGAACGGGAGAACCTATGGAAAATAAGGTTACAGTCGGCTATGTTTATATGCTTAAACTTGCTCACTTGGTTGATGATAAGATCCATGCCCGCTCAACTGGTCCATACTCTCTAGTAACTCAGCAACCTCTCGGCGGTAAGGCGCAGTTTGGAGGACAAAGATTTGGAGAAATGGAAGTTTGGGCATTAGAGGCATATGGAGCATCCCATATACTACAAGAAATCTTAACGGTCAAATCTGATGATGTGGTAGGAAGGGTAAAGACTTATGAAGCTATAGTAAAAGGTGAAAATATTCCTGAACCTGGTGTTCCTGAATCATTTAAAGTTCTTATTAAAGAACTTCAAAGTTTAGGGATGGATGTAAAAGTTTTAGGAAATGAAGAAGAAGTAGAAATAAAAGAAGGCGAAGATGAAGAGCCAGTAGAATTAGATGTTAACATTGAAGGCTCCGAAGATAGCCCTAAACCACAACTGCCTAAAAAAGAAGATTTAGATGAAAGCAGCCAAGAAATGGAAGAAATAGGGAAACCTGAAGATGCTGACGGAACTGATGAAGAACTTTAG
- the rplA gene encoding 50S ribosomal protein L1, with amino-acid sequence MAKKGKRMADVSKKVNKEEFYSTTEALELVTETASAKFDETVEAAFRLGVNPKHADQQIRGALVLPHGTGKEVKVLVFAKGDKAAEAEKAGADFVGAEELAEKIQGGWMDFDVAVATPDMMGVVGRLGRVLGPKGLMPNPKTGTVTMDVSKAVEEIKAGKIEYRVEKHGIIHAPIGKVSFGVDKLKENFNTLLDTIIKAKPATAKGIYLKSITVSSTMGPGVKVSQQKAASFE; translated from the coding sequence ATGGCGAAAAAAGGCAAAAGAATGGCCGATGTTTCTAAGAAAGTAAACAAAGAAGAGTTTTACAGTACAACTGAAGCCTTAGAGTTAGTAACTGAAACTGCTTCCGCAAAATTCGATGAAACTGTTGAAGCTGCCTTTAGATTAGGTGTAAACCCAAAGCATGCCGATCAACAGATTAGAGGAGCCTTAGTGCTTCCTCATGGTACTGGTAAAGAGGTTAAGGTGCTGGTTTTTGCAAAAGGTGATAAAGCAGCAGAAGCTGAAAAAGCTGGAGCAGATTTTGTTGGGGCTGAAGAACTAGCTGAGAAGATACAAGGTGGATGGATGGATTTTGACGTAGCTGTGGCTACTCCTGATATGATGGGAGTTGTTGGTCGTCTGGGTAGAGTCCTTGGTCCTAAAGGTTTGATGCCAAACCCCAAGACTGGAACTGTAACTATGGACGTATCAAAAGCTGTAGAAGAAATAAAAGCTGGTAAAATAGAGTATCGTGTAGAGAAACATGGAATTATCCATGCTCCTATTGGCAAAGTGTCTTTCGGAGTTGACAAGCTAAAAGAAAACTTTAACACTTTGTTAGACACGATTATAAAAGCTAAGCCTGCTACGGCTAAAGGTATTTATTTGAAATCAATAACTGTATCCTCTACAATGGGTCCGGGAGTAAAGGTTAGCCAACAAAAAGCAGCATCTTTTGAATAA
- the rpmG gene encoding 50S ribosomal protein L33 translates to MREIITLACTECKQRNYTTTKNKKNQPDRIELKKYCRFCKAHTNHKETK, encoded by the coding sequence ATGAGAGAGATAATCACACTGGCATGTACAGAGTGTAAACAGCGGAACTATACTACCACTAAAAACAAAAAGAACCAACCAGATAGAATAGAACTGAAAAAGTATTGTCGTTTCTGCAAAGCTCACACTAATCATAAAGAAACCAAATAA
- the rplK gene encoding 50S ribosomal protein L11 has product MAKKVIDLVKLQIPAGKATPAPPVGPALGQAGINIMAFCKDFNERTSSQAGMIIPVEITVFEDRSFSFITKTPPAAILLKKAAGIDKASGEPNKVKVAKVKRAQLEEIAELKKADLNAADLDAAVRMIEGTARSMGIEVEK; this is encoded by the coding sequence ATGGCTAAAAAGGTGATTGACTTAGTGAAACTTCAAATTCCTGCTGGCAAGGCCACCCCAGCTCCACCAGTTGGTCCAGCTTTAGGTCAGGCAGGCATTAACATAATGGCTTTTTGTAAAGATTTTAACGAAAGAACAAGTTCGCAAGCGGGCATGATAATACCGGTTGAAATAACTGTATTCGAAGACCGTTCGTTCTCTTTCATCACAAAAACACCGCCAGCTGCAATTTTATTGAAAAAAGCCGCTGGAATTGATAAAGCTTCAGGCGAGCCTAACAAAGTAAAGGTTGCTAAAGTGAAAAGAGCTCAGCTGGAAGAAATAGCTGAACTTAAAAAAGCAGATTTGAATGCTGCTGATCTTGATGCAGCTGTAAGAATGATTGAAGGTACTGCCCGTAGTATGGGTATTGAAGTAGAAAAATAA
- the rplL gene encoding 50S ribosomal protein L7/L12, translating to MSKVQEVMEIVKEMSVLELSELVKACEEEFGVSAAAPVAMAAAPAAGGEAAEAEQTEFDVILTAAGDKKVQVIKAVREITGLGLKEAKALVDGAPKPLKEKVSKEDAEEVKEKITAAGGTAEVK from the coding sequence ATGTCTAAAGTACAAGAAGTAATGGAAATTGTAAAAGAAATGTCTGTTTTAGAACTATCTGAGTTAGTAAAAGCATGTGAAGAGGAGTTTGGTGTATCTGCAGCTGCTCCTGTAGCTATGGCTGCTGCTCCAGCTGCTGGTGGAGAGGCTGCTGAAGCAGAGCAAACTGAATTTGATGTAATCCTAACTGCAGCTGGTGACAAAAAAGTTCAAGTTATTAAAGCGGTTAGAGAGATCACTGGCCTTGGCCTAAAAGAAGCGAAAGCTTTAGTAGATGGCGCTCCAAAACCACTAAAAGAGAAAGTATCTAAAGAAGACGCAGAAGAAGTTAAAGAAAAAATTACTGCTGCCGGTGGTACTGCGGAAGTTAAGTAA
- the rlmB gene encoding 23S rRNA (guanosine(2251)-2'-O)-methyltransferase RlmB: MDDFIFGKNSVRELLQSNRSINKIFVVKGFKDKELLQLARQKKVIIKTIEKKKLDSLVEGKNHQGIVASVSPKNYVEIEEIIHKGTEGEKFIIALDSLEDPHNLGAILRVADGAGVDGIVIPKNRAVPLTSTVAKVAAGAMETVPVAKVTNLGRTIEKLKEAGFWVTGADSQGSPFYTTDLKGNVCLVVGGEGKGITRLIKEKCDFIASIPLKGKVTSLNAATATAILSYEVVRQRENERS; encoded by the coding sequence ATGGATGATTTCATTTTTGGGAAAAATTCGGTGCGGGAGCTTTTGCAGTCTAATCGAAGTATAAACAAAATATTTGTAGTAAAAGGTTTTAAGGATAAGGAACTTTTGCAGTTAGCCAGACAAAAGAAAGTTATTATTAAAACAATAGAAAAAAAGAAACTAGACAGCTTGGTAGAAGGGAAGAACCATCAAGGGATTGTCGCTTCTGTTAGCCCTAAAAATTATGTTGAAATCGAAGAAATCATACACAAAGGAACAGAGGGGGAAAAATTTATCATTGCTTTAGATTCGTTAGAAGACCCTCATAATCTAGGAGCTATATTGAGAGTTGCTGATGGAGCGGGAGTAGATGGTATAGTTATTCCGAAAAATAGGGCTGTGCCACTAACCTCTACTGTTGCAAAAGTAGCAGCAGGAGCCATGGAAACAGTTCCCGTTGCAAAGGTTACAAATTTGGGTAGGACCATAGAAAAATTAAAAGAGGCGGGATTTTGGGTGACTGGCGCTGACTCCCAAGGAAGTCCCTTTTACACAACAGACCTTAAGGGAAATGTATGTCTAGTAGTTGGTGGAGAGGGAAAGGGTATAACGAGATTAATTAAAGAAAAATGTGATTTTATAGCCTCTATACCACTAAAGGGAAAGGTTACCTCATTAAATGCTGCTACAGCAACAGCAATTTTATCTTATGAGGTTGTAAGGCAAAGAGAAAATGAACGATCATAA
- the sigH gene encoding RNA polymerase sporulation sigma factor SigH codes for MTANQTHNPEEMSDEELAVLACQGDEIATEVLINKYKNFVRSKARSYFLIGADREDIIQEGMIGLYKAIRDFKGDKLTSFKSFAELCVTRQIITAIKTATRQKHIPLNSYVSLNKPIFDEESDRTLLDIISGIKITDPEELMISQEEYSDIEKKMAEILSGLERKVLMLYLEGKSYQEIAEELKRHVKSIDNALQRVKRKLERYLEIREL; via the coding sequence TTGACAGCAAATCAAACCCATAATCCAGAAGAGATGAGTGATGAAGAATTAGCTGTGTTGGCCTGTCAGGGAGACGAGATAGCTACTGAAGTTTTGATTAATAAGTATAAAAACTTTGTCAGGTCTAAAGCCCGCTCATATTTTTTAATAGGGGCTGACCGAGAAGATATTATTCAAGAGGGAATGATTGGTTTGTACAAGGCTATCAGGGATTTTAAGGGGGACAAGCTGACTTCCTTTAAATCTTTTGCAGAACTTTGTGTAACAAGGCAAATAATTACGGCCATAAAAACTGCTACAAGGCAAAAGCATATCCCACTAAACTCCTATGTTTCGCTAAACAAACCAATTTTTGACGAAGAATCAGATAGAACACTATTGGATATCATATCTGGTATTAAAATAACTGATCCTGAAGAGTTAATGATTAGCCAAGAAGAATATAGTGATATTGAAAAAAAGATGGCTGAAATTTTATCTGGGTTAGAAAGAAAGGTGTTAATGCTTTACTTGGAAGGGAAGTCTTATCAAGAGATAGCTGAGGAACTAAAGCGTCACGTAAAATCAATTGACAATGCACTTCAAAGAGTAAAGCGAAAGCTAGAAAGGTATTTAGAAATCAGGGAACTTTAA
- the secE gene encoding preprotein translocase subunit SecE: MGMIQKSKSFFKGVKSELKKVQWPTRKELTTYTVVVVVTVLVVAGIIALMDTFYGSIIGLITRS, encoded by the coding sequence ATGGGTATGATTCAAAAATCAAAATCCTTTTTTAAAGGAGTAAAGTCAGAACTAAAGAAAGTTCAATGGCCTACCCGAAAAGAGTTGACAACATATACTGTGGTAGTAGTTGTTACAGTTCTTGTAGTTGCGGGCATAATAGCTCTTATGGATACATTTTATGGTAGCATAATTGGGTTGATAACTAGGAGTTAG
- the nusG gene encoding transcription termination/antitermination protein NusG — protein sequence MEKRWYVVHTYSGYENKVKANLEKRVASMEMEDKIFSVLVPMEEHQETKNGKRKTTMKKVFPAYVLVEMVLSDDSWYVVRNTPGVTGFVGSGTKPIPLEEEEVNHIMKKMGMEAPKVKVDFELKEQVKVKSGPFEGFEGVIEEISVEKQRLKVLVSMFGRETPIELEFDQVEKI from the coding sequence ATGGAGAAAAGATGGTATGTTGTACATACCTATTCAGGGTATGAAAATAAAGTAAAAGCCAATTTAGAAAAACGTGTTGCATCTATGGAGATGGAGGACAAGATTTTTTCTGTACTTGTGCCCATGGAGGAACACCAAGAAACTAAAAATGGCAAACGTAAAACAACCATGAAAAAAGTTTTCCCGGCCTATGTGCTAGTGGAAATGGTTCTTTCTGACGATTCTTGGTATGTAGTTAGAAACACGCCAGGTGTTACAGGGTTTGTGGGTTCAGGGACTAAACCAATACCCTTAGAAGAAGAAGAAGTGAACCATATTATGAAAAAAATGGGTATGGAAGCTCCTAAAGTTAAAGTTGACTTTGAATTAAAGGAGCAGGTTAAAGTTAAATCAGGGCCATTTGAAGGCTTTGAAGGTGTTATTGAAGAGATAAGTGTAGAAAAACAACGATTAAAGGTTTTAGTTTCTATGTTTGGTAGGGAAACCCCTATTGAGCTAGAATTTGATCAAGTTGAAAAGATATAA
- the rplJ gene encoding 50S ribosomal protein L10 produces the protein MGVREDKVQVVEELKEKFSSAQGTIIADYRGLDVADVTELRAKLREAGVEYKVVKNTLAKLAVKDTDYESVSEHLQGPTAIAFSPEDPVAPAKIIHEFSKENEALKIKAGILEGEVIDFSGVKALAELPSREQLLAQTVAALQSPITGFVNVMQANTRDFVNVLDAIKNKKEQEA, from the coding sequence GTGGGAGTACGAGAAGATAAAGTTCAGGTTGTAGAGGAACTTAAAGAAAAGTTTTCGTCAGCTCAAGGCACTATCATAGCTGACTATAGAGGGCTAGATGTAGCGGATGTAACTGAGCTTAGGGCGAAACTACGTGAAGCTGGTGTAGAATATAAAGTTGTTAAAAATACATTAGCTAAGTTAGCTGTAAAGGATACCGATTACGAATCGGTAAGCGAACATTTACAAGGTCCTACAGCTATAGCTTTCAGTCCAGAAGATCCTGTAGCTCCAGCTAAAATTATCCATGAGTTTTCTAAAGAAAACGAAGCTTTGAAAATAAAAGCTGGAATTTTAGAGGGGGAAGTTATAGACTTTAGCGGTGTAAAAGCGTTGGCTGAGCTACCGTCTAGAGAACAATTGCTAGCACAAACCGTTGCTGCACTACAGAGCCCGATAACTGGGTTTGTGAACGTTATGCAAGCAAACACAAGAGATTTTGTTAATGTGCTAGATGCTATTAAAAACAAAAAAGAGCAAGAAGCATAA
- a CDS encoding NYN domain-containing protein — protein MNDHKEMVVIDGYNLIYYWYNKQLKEISLEELRKELVEKLQEFQNYSGTKVVLVFDAYKVRGRVKEENFNGLEVWFTKEGETADTLIEKMVYQLMKKKKKITVVTSDYAQQQFVLGKGAIRKSSREFINDLMGIKNKIRKTITKNVNKSGNTIGSSLSPEEVKILEKKFKN, from the coding sequence ATGAACGATCATAAGGAAATGGTTGTAATTGATGGATATAATCTTATTTATTATTGGTACAATAAACAATTAAAAGAGATATCCCTTGAGGAGCTTAGGAAGGAACTGGTAGAAAAGCTTCAGGAGTTTCAAAACTATAGTGGAACTAAGGTTGTCTTAGTGTTTGATGCATATAAAGTAAGAGGTAGGGTAAAAGAAGAAAATTTTAACGGCCTTGAAGTCTGGTTTACTAAAGAAGGGGAAACAGCTGACACCTTAATTGAGAAAATGGTATATCAATTAATGAAAAAGAAAAAGAAGATCACTGTTGTTACTTCTGATTATGCGCAACAGCAGTTTGTCCTAGGGAAGGGTGCTATACGGAAATCTTCCCGGGAGTTTATAAATGACCTAATGGGAATAAAAAACAAAATAAGAAAAACTATTACAAAGAATGTAAATAAATCGGGAAATACAATAGGAAGTAGCTTAAGCCCGGAAGAAGTCAAGATATTGGAGAAAAAGTTTAAAAACTAA